Proteins encoded in a region of the Phacochoerus africanus isolate WHEZ1 chromosome 8, ROS_Pafr_v1, whole genome shotgun sequence genome:
- the CHST6 gene encoding carbohydrate sulfotransferase 6 yields MWLRRISSTAVTALLLAQTGLLLFLVSRPRLPSQAGGEERVHVLVLSSWRSGSSFVGQLFSQHPDVFYLMEPAWHVWSALSQGSAAALHMAVRDLVRSVFLCDMDVFDAYLPWRRNLSDLFQWAESRALCSPPACSAFPRGAISSEAVCKPLCARRPFGLAQEACRSYSHVVLKEVRFFNLQVLYPLLSDPALNLRIVHLVRDPRAVLRSREQTAKALARDNGIVLGTNGKWVEADPDLRVVREVCRSHVRIAEAAKHKPPPSLQGRYRLVRFEDLARAPLPEIRALYAFTGLSLTPQLEAWIHNITHGVGPGARREAFKTTSRNALNVSQAWRHALPFAKIRRVQELCAGALQLLGYRPVFSEEEQRDLSLDLVLPLGPSSFSWASSTAKHPGP; encoded by the coding sequence ATGTGGCTGCGGCGCATCTCCAGCACGGCGGTGACCGCGCTCCTGCTGGCGCAGACTGGCCTCCTGCTCTTCCTGGTCTCACGGCCCAGGCTGCCATCTCAGGCGGGAGGCGAGGAGCGGGTGCATGTGCTGGTGCTGTCCTCCTGGCGCTCAGGCTCGTCCTTCGTGGGCCAGCTCTTCAGCCAGCACCCCGATGTCTTCTACCTGATGGAACCCGCGTGGCACGTGTGGTCCGCGTTGTCACAGGGCAGCGCGGCGGCGCTGCACATGGCGGTGCGCGACCTGGTGCGCTCCGTCTTCCTCTGCGACATGGACGTGTTCGACGCCTACCTGCCCTGGCGGCGCAACCTGTCGGACCTCTTCCAGTGGGCGGAAAGCCGCGCGCTCTGCTCGCCGCCGGCTTGCAGCGCCTTCCCGCGCGGCGCCATCAGCAGCGAGGCGGTGTGCAAGCCGCTGTGCGCGCGGCGGCCCTTCGGCCTGGCCCAGGAGGCCTGCCGGTCCTACAGCCACGTGGTGCTCAAGGAGGTGCGCTTTTTCAATTTGCAGGTGCTCTACCCGCTGCTTAGCGACCCGGCCCTCAACCTGCGCATCGTACATCTGGTGCGCGACCCGCGGGCAGTGCTGCGCTCGCGGGAGCAGACGGCCAAGGCGCTGGCGCGCGACAACGGCATCGTGCTGGGTACCAACGGCAAGTGGGTGGAGGCCGACCCGGACCTGCGGGTGGTGCGTGAGGTGTGCCGCAGCCACGTGCGCATCGCTGAGGCCGCCAAGCACAAGCCGCCGCCCTCCCTGCAAGGACGCTACCGCCTTGTGCGCTTCGAGGACCTGGCGCGGGCTCCGCTGCCCGAGATCCGTGCTCTCTACGCCTTCACGGGACTGAGCCTCACACCGCAGCTCGAGGCCTGGATCCACAATATCACACATGGGGTCGGGCCCGGCGCGCGCCGCGAGGCGTTCAAGACCACGTCCAGGAACGCGCTCAATGTCTCGCAGGCCTGGCGCCACGCGCTGCCCTTCGCCAAGATCCGCCGCGTGCAAGAGCTGTGCGCCGgcgcgctgcagctgctgggctacaggCCCGTGTTCTCCGAGGAAGAGCAGCGCGACCTCTCCCTGGACCTGGTGCTGCCGCTGGGCCCAAGCAGCTTCAGCTGGGCATCATCCACCGCCAAGCACCCCGGGCCGTAG